In Deltaproteobacteria bacterium, the DNA window GGGGTGAGCCGGCCCTGTCCGATCGCCGCGATGGACCACGCCGCCCTCGACCTCCATCTCGGCGTGCACTTGAGGGGAACCGCGGGCACGACCCGGGCCGCTTTCCCCGTGATGGCGGCCCAGGGTGGCGGCCGCATCGTCAATACCATCTCGGGGCACGCTTTCGAGCCGAAGGCGCCCCACAGCGCGGCCTATGCGGCGGCCAAGGGGGCAATCTTCTCGTTCACGTTGGCGGCCGCGCGGGAGGGCGCCGAGCACGGGATCCTGGTGAACGCCATCGCGCCCCTGGCGCTCACGCCCATGTCGCGGGAGTACCTGGCCGCGATGCCCGATGCCGCCGAGCGGCTTGACCCCGCTCACGTCTCGCGGGTGGTCGTGTGGCTGGCGTCGAAGGCGGCCATCGGTGTGACCGGCCGGGTGGTCCGCGTGGAGGGGGAGTGGATCATGACCATGACCGTCGAGCGATCAGCGGCGGTCCCGTTCGAGCAGATCGGGGAGCTCCTCGGTGGTTGACCTCGGACTCTCGGGCAAGCGGGCGCTGGTCGCGGGCGCCGGGCGGGGCATCGGACGGGCGACGGCGCTGCTCCTCGCCGAGGCGGGAGCGCGGGTGGGGTGCATGGAGATCGACGAGGGGCGGCGGGCGGCCATCGTGAAGGAGGTCGAGGCGGCCGGCGCCGAGGCGGTCGGCCTCGGCGGCGACCTCCGTCAGCGGGCCGACGTCGAGGCGGCCGTGGCGTCCACGGTGGAGGCGTTCGGCGGCATCGACGTCGCCATCGACATCGCCGGTGAGGCCCGGTGGAACCCGGTGCTCGAGCAGACCGACGCCGACTGGGAGCAGAGCTTCGCCCTCGTCCTTCGTCACGTCCTTTTTCTGTTCCAGGCCGCCGGCGCGCGCATGGTAGAGGAGCGCGGCGGAGCGCTGGTGGCGGTGGCGTCGGTGAGCGGGCTGTTCGCCGCCCCGTTCCATGCCGCCTACGGCGCCGCGAAGGCGGGGTTGATCTCGCTCGTGAAGACGTTCGCGATCGAGCTGGCGCCGAAGGGCGTGCGGGTCAACGCGGTGGCGCCCGGGGCGATCAAGACGCCCCGCGTCCTGGCGGCCACCACCGAGGAGCGCCGCGAGGCGTCGGCCCGGTCGATCCCGCTCGGCCGGATGGGCGAGCCCGAGGAGATCGCCAAGGTCGCGACCTTCCTGGCGTCCGACCTCGCGAGCTACGTGACGGGGCAGACCGTGGTGGCCGACGGCGGCGCCAGCGTGAAGTTCCCACTCTCGCTCGGCAACTGAGGGATAGGCTCGCTTCGACGACCCGTCACGGGCAGGTCCCGCCGCCGAGCGGGACCGAAGCGGTCGCCACGATGGCGCGCGCGGAGCGGCCGAGCAGGATCTGATAGCAGCCGGGCGCCACGCGCCAATCGTTCGAGGCGGTACTCCAGTACGCGAACGCGCGCGCGTCGAGCTCGAGGTGGACGGGCGCGGACGCGCCCGCGGCGAGCGCGACCTTCTGGAATCCCTTCAGCGCCTTCGGCGGCTGGACGAGCCCCGTCACGGCGGGGAAGCCGACGTAGATCTGCGCCACGTCGCTGCCCGGG includes these proteins:
- a CDS encoding SDR family NAD(P)-dependent oxidoreductase yields the protein MDSAPGTRRLSRARRCRHRRCRQLRAVVDSPAVGFLDGKVAVVTGAGRGLGLSHALALAAAGAAVVVNDLELAAATVAAIERAGGRAAADDSDVSTLDGAGAVVRHAVDEFGRVDVVVNNAGVSRPCPIAAMDHAALDLHLGVHLRGTAGTTRAAFPVMAAQGGGRIVNTISGHAFEPKAPHSAAYAAAKGAIFSFTLAAAREGAEHGILVNAIAPLALTPMSREYLAAMPDAAERLDPAHVSRVVVWLASKAAIGVTGRVVRVEGEWIMTMTVERSAAVPFEQIGELLGG
- a CDS encoding SDR family oxidoreductase; the protein is MVDLGLSGKRALVAGAGRGIGRATALLLAEAGARVGCMEIDEGRRAAIVKEVEAAGAEAVGLGGDLRQRADVEAAVASTVEAFGGIDVAIDIAGEARWNPVLEQTDADWEQSFALVLRHVLFLFQAAGARMVEERGGALVAVASVSGLFAAPFHAAYGAAKAGLISLVKTFAIELAPKGVRVNAVAPGAIKTPRVLAATTEERREASARSIPLGRMGEPEEIAKVATFLASDLASYVTGQTVVADGGASVKFPLSLGN